A single Anatilimnocola floriformis DNA region contains:
- a CDS encoding HK97 family phage prohead protease: MESLVFSGPNSITIEDGIVRGLAAVYYDGSADTECQPYPDGTFERIAPGAFDNALKRGGDVIATFDHNQKNLLGRTRSSTLKLTPGARGIEVELKLPDTQLGRDVKCLIERGDLHGFSFTGKPGKTAFAREAGKRVLTIQDFQSIAEIGIVVTPWYSGAKIKRGWHEEEEKRWEDYQDSLRRIELVKNLK; encoded by the coding sequence ATGGAATCATTAGTATTTTCAGGTCCGAATAGCATCACGATTGAGGATGGTATCGTGCGGGGATTGGCCGCAGTTTATTACGATGGCTCAGCAGACACAGAATGTCAGCCATATCCAGATGGAACCTTTGAGAGGATCGCACCGGGCGCATTTGATAATGCACTGAAACGTGGTGGCGATGTTATTGCTACCTTCGATCATAACCAGAAAAACCTGCTGGGCCGCACTCGCTCAAGTACCCTCAAGCTCACGCCAGGTGCTCGTGGTATTGAAGTGGAATTAAAACTTCCAGACACGCAACTTGGCCGTGATGTCAAGTGTCTTATTGAGCGTGGCGATTTGCACGGGTTTTCATTCACCGGCAAACCGGGAAAAACTGCCTTCGCTCGTGAGGCTGGCAAGCGGGTGCTGACAATACAGGACTTCCAGAGCATTGCTGAGATTGGCATTGTTGTTACCCCTTGGTATTCGGGCGCAAAGATCAAGCGAGGCTGGCACGAGGAAGAGGAAAAACGGTGGGAAGATTATCAAGACTCCCTGCGGAGAATCGAATTGGTGAAAAACCTAAAGTAG
- the gp17 gene encoding tail completion protein gp17, with amino-acid sequence MLETSLYNYLAAETNITAITSTRIYQHFRDQNAALPAITIRTISKPHIHNLSGSAGASRARVQIDSWAADLATCLSLAEEVRQSLQGFRGDMSGTTIGSCLLDNEVHLHERNDGEQFGTFHIASDFLIIFDEEIPS; translated from the coding sequence ATGCTCGAAACATCGCTTTACAATTACCTTGCCGCTGAGACCAATATCACAGCCATAACCAGCACCCGAATTTATCAACACTTCAGGGACCAAAACGCAGCGCTCCCTGCAATCACGATCCGCACGATTAGCAAACCGCACATTCATAACTTGAGCGGTAGCGCTGGAGCATCACGGGCGAGGGTGCAAATAGACTCTTGGGCCGCTGATTTGGCCACCTGCTTGAGCCTCGCTGAGGAAGTTAGGCAATCATTACAGGGATTCAGGGGCGATATGAGCGGAACCACTATAGGTTCGTGCCTGCTTGATAATGAAGTTCACTTGCACGAGCGGAATGATGGTGAGCAGTTCGGCACCTTTCATATTGCCAGTGATTTCCTGATTATCTTCGATGAGGAAATACCTTCGTAG
- a CDS encoding phage major capsid protein produces the protein MSDLKQLQEERADIIRGLQDLTATVEKRGGAFSEDEKERFDKDMARQADVEGKIDSIRRSQQVLALNSKDVEHVDPARNYCAAKNMEKEQHFTRGWLAYHSDRKDLVRDSHRQAAYDLGYNLSDPEFVFRNQVVGTDNVGGYLRQPNQLVGLEKALKWFGGITSVCDVVPSSNGSPTYIATVNDTGNVGAATNELGTAANVSIAVGKIDFNYHKISTAVFEVSEELITDSEFPFEDMVAELMGERLARAIATHSTTGNLTNNKGFVTESVFGHTVATPTALTVDDFIDLEASVDPAYRIDPSTRYYMNANTFSYCKKLVDDLGRPLLMQDYANANLQKINGYEVLICNDIADIGAGNKSVLFGPASKVRYRPVTNGTGIKRLSELYALNNSVGFTSFQRFSQRTKQPNAMKHLIHALS, from the coding sequence ATGAGTGATTTGAAACAACTTCAGGAAGAAAGAGCAGATATTATCCGTGGCTTGCAAGACTTGACAGCCACCGTTGAGAAGCGAGGCGGCGCATTCAGCGAAGATGAGAAAGAGCGGTTTGATAAAGACATGGCCCGTCAGGCTGATGTTGAAGGAAAGATTGATTCTATCCGCCGCAGCCAACAGGTTTTGGCATTGAATAGCAAGGATGTGGAACATGTTGATCCAGCACGCAATTACTGCGCTGCGAAGAACATGGAAAAAGAGCAGCACTTTACTCGTGGCTGGCTTGCATATCATAGTGACCGCAAAGATTTGGTGAGGGATTCTCACCGTCAAGCAGCTTATGATCTTGGCTACAATCTGAGCGATCCTGAATTCGTTTTCAGAAATCAAGTTGTTGGCACTGACAACGTAGGTGGCTACCTGCGTCAGCCTAACCAGCTTGTTGGTCTTGAGAAGGCGCTGAAGTGGTTTGGTGGCATCACATCGGTTTGCGATGTTGTTCCATCGAGCAACGGTTCGCCTACTTACATTGCTACGGTAAATGATACCGGCAATGTTGGCGCTGCCACGAACGAATTGGGCACCGCTGCAAACGTCTCGATTGCTGTTGGCAAGATTGATTTCAATTACCACAAGATCAGCACAGCGGTCTTTGAAGTATCGGAAGAATTGATAACCGATTCTGAATTCCCATTTGAGGATATGGTTGCTGAGCTTATGGGTGAGCGCCTCGCTCGTGCGATTGCTACTCATTCCACTACGGGCAACTTGACCAATAACAAGGGATTCGTAACTGAATCCGTATTTGGTCACACTGTAGCTACGCCTACCGCTCTAACGGTAGATGATTTTATTGATCTTGAAGCTAGTGTTGATCCAGCCTATAGGATCGATCCAAGCACACGCTATTACATGAACGCCAACACGTTCAGCTATTGCAAGAAGCTGGTTGATGATCTGGGCCGTCCATTGCTGATGCAAGATTATGCGAATGCTAACTTGCAGAAGATCAATGGCTATGAAGTCTTGATCTGCAATGACATCGCAGACATCGGTGCGGGTAACAAATCGGTATTGTTTGGCCCAGCCAGCAAGGTTCGTTATCGCCCGGTCACAAACGGCACAGGCATTAAGCGCCTCAGTGAGCTTTATGCTCTGAACAATAGCGTTGGCTTTACTTCTTTCCAGCGGTTCTCGCAACGCACGAAGCAGCCAAATGCTATGAAGCACTTGATCCACGCTCTATCGTAA
- a CDS encoding phage tail tube protein → MAVVKGMGTTIKMGSDVTAQVLSISGPAFSLSAIDATNLASTWKEYVPGIHDIGELTFEIQYNAGETTHAGLTTAHIAKTVSTWTLTFTDTGAATWAFSGFITGFEPGGMEEDGIVTASVTVQGTGAITITP, encoded by the coding sequence ATGGCAGTTGTAAAAGGAATGGGAACCACGATTAAGATGGGTTCCGATGTTACGGCACAAGTCTTGAGCATTAGCGGGCCTGCGTTTAGCTTGTCTGCGATTGATGCCACCAATTTGGCAAGCACCTGGAAAGAATATGTTCCGGGCATCCATGATATTGGCGAGCTTACTTTTGAAATTCAATACAATGCGGGCGAAACCACGCATGCAGGTTTAACTACAGCCCACATTGCTAAGACAGTTAGCACTTGGACTCTGACATTCACGGACACGGGCGCTGCTACGTGGGCCTTCAGCGGGTTCATAACAGGCTTTGAACCGGGCGGAATGGAAGAGGATGGAATTGTAACTGCATCGGTAACGGTTCAGGGTACAGGTGCGATCACAATTACTCCGTAG
- a CDS encoding collagen-like triple helix repeat-containing protein, protein MKTTVALLTARGAQVPSGEEARIETVTISGADRKVLSYDTTQYAIYTVPYWPDIYLGTGTLKLEIAAYTDGTDTTAVGWSVQVEAITAADAVNLSSAASFDTANTATQAAPGTAGRLFLSTVTLSNKDSVAVADYVRIKIVRSSDSNTDTAKVVGITLYEETTQVNFGQDALNDTFINTPSSGQYLRYNGSQWTNEYASGITGATGPQGPQGSSGAQGVQGSQGHTGAQGSAGMAGSQGNQGHTGPQGSQGSQGSGSQGSQGSQGSPGSQGAYGGVTSHWYWDSDTSAPPANNSLAFNNGTFASVTSVMLHDLNQTGVDLSGFVSSLVVGDKIRVFDVNDSVSKFWLGTITSITDNSTYYSLGVTYIASAGNFSSTSLAGFTIAMKGAQGSQGSAGVQGSQGAQGPQGAAGGGTGGGSQGPQGSQGSQGSAGAQGSQGAYGGVTSDWNFSTEVDPPPGNQQMRFNNATLTSVSTIFIDDQNSANVDMSGFLGAFNTGDWVRVFDVNASTTNFLIGIVTNIVDNSGYFSFSVAYVAHAGSFASVTKAGFTIAPIGPRGATGASGSSGAAGTSYTDEMAQDACFSNIQAGQGIQANYADASNVYQLSVDVAKSITFDSNSLVLVNDETSPSAGKYYGTGSQSSTKGWYTLPEGGGGGGSPTAINDIADATGAGAVELGSNSWTLNVASGVQALNVTTSMGAADVQIPAGNLVLGQSGSNLGIAASYVSIGAGGAYVGFRGVTPVALPTMPLNSDTSGAALQTTINAILTALNAQGIIGIDI, encoded by the coding sequence ATGAAGACAACAGTTGCCTTATTAACCGCTCGTGGCGCTCAGGTGCCATCGGGTGAAGAAGCCCGCATTGAGACAGTAACGATTAGCGGCGCTGATCGTAAAGTTCTTTCCTACGATACTACGCAGTATGCAATCTATACCGTGCCTTATTGGCCAGATATTTACCTTGGCACGGGCACGCTCAAGCTAGAAATCGCAGCCTATACCGATGGCACGGATACCACGGCAGTAGGCTGGAGCGTGCAAGTAGAAGCCATAACCGCTGCCGATGCTGTTAATCTTTCTTCCGCCGCATCATTCGATACAGCAAATACAGCCACGCAAGCAGCACCGGGCACGGCAGGAAGATTATTCCTAAGCACGGTTACACTTTCCAATAAGGACAGTGTTGCCGTTGCCGATTATGTTCGCATTAAAATTGTTCGCTCCTCAGATAGCAATACCGATACAGCGAAGGTTGTGGGCATCACGCTTTATGAAGAAACCACGCAGGTAAATTTCGGGCAGGATGCGCTTAATGACACGTTTATTAACACGCCAAGCAGCGGGCAATACCTTCGCTACAATGGCTCACAATGGACCAATGAATACGCTTCGGGAATAACAGGTGCTACAGGCCCGCAAGGCCCACAAGGAAGCTCGGGCGCTCAAGGGGTACAGGGAAGCCAAGGACATACAGGCGCTCAAGGCTCAGCGGGTATGGCGGGTTCACAAGGTAATCAGGGACATACAGGCCCGCAAGGTTCGCAGGGTTCGCAGGGCTCAGGATCACAAGGTTCACAAGGTTCGCAAGGCAGTCCCGGTAGTCAAGGCGCTTATGGTGGTGTCACTTCTCACTGGTATTGGGATTCAGATACTTCAGCGCCGCCAGCGAATAACAGCCTTGCGTTTAATAACGGAACCTTCGCAAGTGTTACCTCTGTCATGCTTCATGATCTGAATCAGACTGGCGTGGACTTGAGCGGGTTCGTTTCCTCGCTTGTTGTTGGTGACAAGATTCGGGTTTTCGATGTTAATGATTCGGTTTCTAAGTTCTGGCTTGGAACTATCACGAGCATCACGGACAACAGCACCTATTACAGTTTGGGCGTTACCTACATTGCTTCCGCTGGCAACTTCTCAAGCACCAGCCTCGCAGGTTTTACTATTGCGATGAAGGGCGCTCAAGGCTCACAAGGTAGCGCAGGTGTTCAAGGTTCCCAAGGCGCTCAAGGCCCACAAGGGGCTGCCGGTGGTGGTACTGGCGGGGGTAGCCAAGGCCCACAAGGTTCTCAAGGCTCACAAGGTAGCGCAGGCGCTCAAGGTAGCCAAGGTGCTTATGGTGGCGTTACATCAGATTGGAACTTCTCCACGGAAGTTGACCCACCACCGGGAAACCAGCAAATGAGATTTAATAATGCTACGCTCACAAGTGTCAGCACCATTTTCATCGATGACCAGAATTCAGCGAATGTGGATATGAGCGGATTTTTGGGTGCGTTCAATACTGGTGACTGGGTAAGGGTTTTTGATGTAAACGCATCAACCACAAATTTCTTGATTGGCATAGTAACGAATATTGTGGACAACTCGGGCTATTTCTCATTCAGCGTGGCCTATGTAGCGCATGCTGGCAGCTTCGCATCAGTAACAAAAGCAGGATTCACAATTGCACCGATTGGGCCAAGAGGGGCCACGGGAGCATCGGGTTCATCAGGAGCAGCAGGAACTTCATACACTGATGAGATGGCGCAGGACGCTTGCTTTAGTAATATCCAGGCAGGCCAAGGTATACAGGCGAATTACGCTGATGCAAGTAATGTTTATCAGCTTTCCGTTGATGTGGCGAAGTCCATCACGTTTGATTCAAATTCACTCGTGCTAGTAAATGATGAAACCAGCCCAAGCGCAGGCAAATACTATGGCACGGGTTCGCAAAGCTCCACCAAAGGCTGGTATACGTTGCCAGAGGGTGGCGGCGGTGGTGGTTCACCTACGGCAATCAATGATATTGCCGATGCTACGGGTGCAGGTGCCGTTGAACTTGGCTCAAACTCGTGGACATTAAACGTAGCTTCTGGGGTACAGGCGCTTAATGTAACAACTAGCATGGGCGCTGCTGATGTTCAAATTCCTGCGGGCAATTTGGTTTTGGGCCAATCAGGTAGCAATCTCGGCATTGCTGCAAGTTATGTTTCTATCGGTGCAGGTGGTGCCTATGTTGGTTTCAGAGGGGTAACTCCCGTTGCTTTGCCAACTATGCCACTGAACAGTGATACAAGCGGTGCAGCGCTGCAAACCACGATCAATGCGATTTTAACCGCATTGAATGCACAGGGCATCATCGGCATAGACATCTAG
- a CDS encoding phage head closure protein yields the protein MRIGTYRHRITIQTQTTARDAAGALVPGTWATHATRWANVHAIAGGEAPQAAQLKNTRSYSIAMRYLSTVTEQMRISWDSKVLQIISIVPDETKTEMVITATEVR from the coding sequence ATGAGAATAGGAACCTACCGCCACCGGATCACGATACAGACACAAACCACGGCACGGGATGCAGCGGGGGCTCTTGTACCTGGTACTTGGGCCACGCACGCAACACGGTGGGCTAACGTCCATGCAATCGCAGGGGGCGAGGCCCCACAAGCTGCTCAGCTAAAAAATACCCGCAGCTATTCAATAGCAATGCGGTATCTGTCCACCGTTACTGAGCAAATGCGAATCTCTTGGGATAGCAAGGTGCTGCAAATCATCAGCATCGTGCCGGATGAGACCAAAACAGAAATGGTAATTACTGCAACTGAGGTTAGATGA
- a CDS encoding head-tail connector protein encodes MFTKLITAPASYPITLSEAKAHLKVEHSDEDTLITSYLDAATQYVETLSGLHLVAQTWEQHQHGFYCNWLLKLPIQSITHIKYYDGDNVLQTLDSAEYRLQAPYKQRAWIEPVNSWPSTYCRSDAVQIRFVAGFSAVPERAKQAVRLALGVFHAERSGEIVGTISKQLENGINRLCNGLRGY; translated from the coding sequence ATGTTCACAAAGTTAATCACCGCTCCTGCGAGCTACCCCATCACATTATCAGAAGCCAAAGCTCACTTGAAGGTTGAGCATTCAGATGAAGACACGTTAATAACTTCATATCTCGATGCCGCCACGCAGTACGTGGAAACGCTATCGGGCCTGCACCTTGTTGCCCAAACATGGGAACAACATCAGCACGGGTTTTACTGCAACTGGTTATTAAAACTCCCGATTCAGAGCATCACGCATATCAAATACTACGATGGCGATAATGTCCTGCAAACTCTGGATTCTGCTGAGTACAGGCTGCAAGCTCCCTATAAGCAACGGGCATGGATTGAACCCGTGAACTCGTGGCCAAGCACTTATTGCCGATCTGATGCCGTTCAAATCCGGTTTGTAGCTGGTTTCTCTGCCGTTCCTGAAAGAGCTAAGCAGGCGGTTCGCCTCGCTCTTGGGGTTTTCCATGCTGAGCGCTCGGGCGAGATCGTAGGAACGATTAGCAAGCAGTTAGAAAACGGCATCAATAGGCTTTGCAATGGCCTGCGGGGGTACTAA
- a CDS encoding MFS transporter, whose product MLLDITPLRVSRDYRLLFFGQLISYFGSMMTFIVVPVQMFKLTGSNAMVGYIYLAEFVPMVILAIIGGALADAFDRRQILRVTEIGQTLATALLLANSCLAQPQVWVLFVAVALHAGFAAVQRPAFESFIQKVVPPEHMPAVMALNAVRYCLGAIISPALGGIVAAQYSSTVAYGFDVTTFLASLIAVFLLRADPSREHADRPSLQATFQGWSYALSRQELLGTYLVDMAAMFFAMPQALYPALGKIYGEQYVGAFPAAIATGALVASLTSGWTKHVHRHGLMITIAAVLWGLAIVGFGYMTNIWLALGFLALAGFWDAISGIFRGSIWNQTIPNFLRGRLASIEVISYLAGPMLGNAKMGVVAEEFGVPTAIISGGLICVFAILILALLLPKFLRYDGREGVKQKEIEEANQSGAAAEMNL is encoded by the coding sequence ATGCTCTTAGACATCACCCCTCTCCGGGTCTCGCGCGATTATCGGCTGCTGTTTTTCGGTCAGTTGATTTCTTACTTCGGTTCGATGATGACCTTCATCGTCGTGCCGGTGCAGATGTTCAAGCTGACCGGATCGAATGCCATGGTCGGCTATATTTACCTGGCCGAGTTCGTGCCGATGGTGATCCTGGCGATCATCGGCGGTGCGCTGGCCGATGCTTTTGATCGGCGGCAGATCTTGCGAGTGACCGAGATCGGGCAAACACTGGCGACTGCCTTGTTGCTGGCGAACAGTTGCCTCGCACAACCGCAGGTTTGGGTGCTATTTGTCGCGGTGGCGCTGCATGCAGGGTTCGCAGCCGTACAGCGGCCGGCGTTTGAGTCCTTCATTCAAAAGGTGGTCCCGCCCGAACACATGCCGGCCGTCATGGCGCTGAATGCGGTGCGTTATTGCCTGGGCGCCATCATCAGTCCTGCGCTCGGTGGAATTGTCGCAGCACAATACAGTTCGACCGTTGCCTATGGCTTTGATGTGACAACGTTCCTGGCATCGCTCATTGCAGTGTTTTTGCTAAGGGCCGATCCAAGTCGCGAGCATGCCGATCGGCCGTCGCTGCAGGCCACTTTCCAAGGCTGGTCGTACGCGCTCAGTCGTCAAGAGTTGCTCGGCACCTATCTCGTCGACATGGCGGCCATGTTTTTTGCAATGCCGCAGGCGCTCTATCCGGCGCTTGGGAAGATCTATGGCGAGCAATATGTCGGTGCGTTTCCCGCCGCGATCGCCACCGGTGCTCTGGTGGCGAGTTTAACCTCCGGCTGGACTAAGCATGTGCATCGCCATGGCTTGATGATCACTATCGCCGCGGTGCTGTGGGGCCTGGCGATTGTCGGCTTTGGATACATGACGAACATTTGGCTCGCGCTCGGCTTTCTGGCGCTGGCTGGTTTTTGGGATGCGATCTCGGGGATCTTTCGGGGTTCGATTTGGAATCAGACGATTCCGAATTTTCTGCGAGGTCGTTTGGCGAGTATCGAGGTGATTTCGTATCTCGCGGGACCGATGCTCGGAAATGCCAAGATGGGCGTGGTCGCGGAAGAATTCGGTGTGCCGACGGCGATAATTTCTGGCGGCCTGATTTGCGTTTTCGCAATCTTGATATTGGCCCTGCTCTTGCCGAAATTCTTGCGTTATGACGGACGCGAAGGAGTCAAGCAAAAGGAAATTGAAGAAGCCAATCAAAGCGGGGCGGCGGCGGAGATGAATCTGTAG
- a CDS encoding LamG domain-containing protein, producing MSTCCPKFPVTNGGILWGGSARYRVADDAYDGYEMVQPLNETATGAAGDYQDRTIHDLDGRGGDATDPDLVPDVDDGVFCLPSQHFDGRQFITLDSDNMITTQPFAVSMWAKVETYYKPRRFFSRGNFAFGYDFLNRLDAICYTADMPDDDKFCTGSTALSQNQWYHVAANWKPGTGMKVFLNGVQDGSKAISETELAPAGASYLSRFGEPGSSSIEGNLQEVRLHPRERSAAWFLAEFENICDYENFLEFSGEENSSWH from the coding sequence ATGAGTACCTGTTGCCCAAAATTTCCGGTTACTAATGGCGGCATCCTCTGGGGTGGGTCCGCCCGGTATCGTGTTGCTGATGATGCCTATGATGGCTACGAAATGGTCCAGCCATTGAATGAAACCGCTACGGGTGCTGCTGGTGATTATCAAGATCGCACGATTCACGATCTTGATGGGCGTGGCGGGGATGCTACCGATCCTGATTTGGTGCCTGATGTTGATGATGGGGTTTTCTGCCTTCCCTCGCAGCACTTCGATGGGCGGCAATTTATCACGCTCGATTCAGACAACATGATTACCACGCAGCCCTTTGCCGTGAGCATGTGGGCCAAAGTAGAAACCTATTACAAGCCTCGCAGGTTTTTTTCTCGTGGCAACTTTGCATTTGGCTATGATTTCCTAAACAGGCTGGATGCTATTTGCTACACTGCGGACATGCCGGACGATGATAAATTTTGCACGGGTAGCACAGCGCTATCACAAAACCAGTGGTATCACGTTGCGGCGAATTGGAAACCGGGCACCGGAATGAAAGTATTCTTAAACGGTGTTCAAGATGGCTCAAAGGCGATTAGCGAAACCGAACTAGCGCCCGCAGGTGCATCATATTTGTCTCGCTTTGGCGAACCCGGTAGCAGTTCAATAGAGGGTAACTTGCAGGAAGTCCGCTTGCATCCTCGTGAGCGATCCGCAGCGTGGTTTCTCGCTGAATTTGAGAACATCTGCGATTATGAAAACTTCCTTGAGTTTTCAGGTGAAGAAAATTCTAGCTGGCACTAA
- a CDS encoding HK97-gp10 family putative phage morphogenesis protein yields the protein MNGVTVSWKKLEKELKQFDKKVQKKTLMRNMRKGMKIIKAEVEEQAPVGETGALADSVKIKAGRKSRTSASIKVQIGEGDFKGETWYAAAVEYGTSKMEANPFMRRSLDNKGDEAKNVAMTGIAIDIEKLAAVDK from the coding sequence ATGAACGGAGTAACTGTAAGCTGGAAGAAACTAGAAAAAGAACTCAAGCAGTTTGATAAGAAAGTGCAGAAGAAAACCCTGATGCGCAACATGCGTAAGGGAATGAAGATTATCAAGGCTGAAGTAGAGGAGCAGGCCCCCGTAGGTGAGACGGGCGCACTTGCTGATAGTGTTAAAATCAAAGCTGGCAGGAAGTCCCGCACCAGCGCCAGCATCAAGGTGCAAATAGGCGAGGGAGATTTTAAGGGCGAAACGTGGTATGCCGCCGCAGTGGAATACGGCACGAGCAAGATGGAAGCAAACCCATTCATGCGCCGCTCGCTTGATAACAAGGGCGATGAAGCAAAGAACGTAGCGATGACAGGGATAGCAATTGACATCGAGAAACTAGCTGCCGTTGATAAATAA
- a CDS encoding phage portal protein, translated as MFTWLNNIVRGVLQEGGYIRSPQGIILPDEMQERYRGGVQVNKETFLAIPAVKRAVEIITNKVANCRCHVLKILASGGREFDKKHAAYKLLRKRANPYLAAIEFIKTLVQDAIWAGNAYAFIQKKAGEPDALYILDPDTVTPAIIHTATTQQMVYVVRREGQTIALDASEVIHIRSALTRSCGLVGMRLIDLCRENISLHISEARYATKFFEAGGIADAWIEVPEGAVVDEETLKAFKVSLNRLFSGIENSRSAVALTGGAKLNKTYLSNGDSQLLESRTFSLIDIANLCGIDPSFIGGQTNTSYSSLESINTAALSNSFGPWLSVIEAEFSYKLLRTDEQDDYYIEFDRNDLTKGDATAETAVAVMRVSNALQSWEEYRFANNLPVDNKETDTFWRPSNLVDAFAEPPAPAASPFGAPQPPQNPASEDQTGAKSDASGEVIRGKLAEITERELSRLINRLRKDAPASKDALFASHHHVFSDALPGAEMFIERLFLQIGEELGQVLPEQRAAVYARLDARKLAGAVWNH; from the coding sequence ATGTTCACATGGTTAAATAATATTGTCCGTGGCGTGTTGCAAGAGGGTGGTTACATTCGCTCGCCACAGGGAATCATACTCCCAGACGAGATGCAGGAACGCTATCGTGGCGGGGTTCAAGTTAATAAAGAAACATTCCTTGCCATCCCTGCGGTTAAGCGTGCCGTAGAAATCATCACAAACAAGGTAGCAAACTGCCGTTGTCACGTCCTAAAAATCCTCGCTTCCGGTGGCCGTGAATTTGATAAGAAACATGCAGCCTATAAGCTGCTCCGCAAGCGGGCGAATCCCTACCTTGCCGCCATCGAGTTTATCAAAACCCTCGTGCAGGATGCTATTTGGGCAGGCAATGCGTATGCGTTCATTCAGAAGAAAGCGGGCGAACCGGATGCACTGTACATCCTTGATCCTGACACCGTTACCCCTGCTATTATCCACACTGCAACCACGCAGCAGATGGTTTACGTGGTTCGCCGTGAAGGGCAAACTATTGCTCTTGATGCTTCGGAAGTAATTCATATTCGCTCGGCGCTCACTCGCTCCTGCGGCCTAGTGGGCATGCGCCTGATTGATCTTTGCCGGGAAAATATCTCCCTTCATATCTCAGAAGCCCGCTATGCAACGAAGTTCTTTGAGGCTGGCGGTATTGCTGATGCGTGGATCGAAGTGCCCGAAGGCGCTGTAGTTGATGAAGAGACATTAAAAGCCTTCAAGGTTTCATTGAATCGCCTGTTCAGCGGAATAGAAAACTCCCGATCTGCCGTTGCGCTCACGGGTGGTGCGAAGCTTAACAAGACTTACCTTAGCAATGGTGATTCCCAGCTATTGGAATCCCGCACTTTTAGCCTGATTGACATTGCGAACCTATGCGGGATCGATCCTAGCTTCATCGGTGGCCAGACAAACACGAGCTATAGCAGCCTTGAGAGTATCAACACCGCTGCATTATCTAATAGCTTCGGGCCTTGGCTGTCTGTTATCGAAGCAGAGTTTTCTTACAAGCTTCTGCGAACCGATGAACAAGATGATTATTACATCGAATTTGATAGAAACGATCTGACAAAAGGCGATGCCACGGCGGAAACCGCTGTTGCTGTTATGCGGGTGAGCAACGCATTGCAATCGTGGGAAGAGTACCGATTTGCCAATAACTTGCCTGTTGACAATAAGGAAACGGATACTTTTTGGCGTCCAAGCAACCTTGTTGATGCCTTTGCTGAGCCGCCAGCGCCCGCAGCTTCGCCATTTGGTGCCCCTCAACCCCCGCAAAACCCAGCCTCTGAGGACCAAACAGGGGCAAAAAGTGATGCGAGCGGCGAAGTAATCAGAGGAAAGCTTGCAGAAATCACGGAAAGAGAGCTTTCCAGATTGATAAATAGACTTCGCAAGGATGCACCAGCGAGCAAGGATGCTCTTTTTGCTTCTCATCATCACGTCTTCAGTGATGCACTGCCGGGCGCTGAGATGTTTATTGAGCGCTTATTCCTGCAAATTGGGGAAGAACTCGGGCAGGTTTTGCCAGAACAAAGGGCTGCGGTTTATGCCCGGTTAGATGCCAGAAAACTGGCAGGAGCAGTATGGAATCATTAG